A genome region from uncultured Tolumonas sp. includes the following:
- the plsX gene encoding phosphate acyltransferase PlsX: MSVLTVALDAMGGDFGPSETVPAAAQALLLLPQINILLVGDQAQLIPLLEQYSLDAHPRLQLIHASQSVSMAERPVIALRNKTDSSMRVMLELVRSGQAQACVSGGNTGALMVMAMRVITMLPHLKRPALCSSLPNLRGQHTVMLDLGCNVNCTPEMLWQFACMGDLVAKHVHAISSPKIALLNVGEEVIKGSKLVQETAELLAANDQFNYIGFLEGDQLISGLADVIVCDGFTGNIALKTAEGIARFFYSQLRGLNGSLLAKNKPNSTDGIQTSLSVMHPDHYNGASLLGLNGIVIKSHGRADRRALSNAILHAVAEIEQQLPRRISERFIAEHTHER, translated from the coding sequence TTGTCAGTTCTAACGGTTGCGTTAGATGCCATGGGGGGGGATTTCGGTCCCTCCGAAACAGTGCCTGCCGCTGCGCAGGCACTGTTGCTTTTGCCGCAAATCAACATTCTGTTGGTTGGTGATCAAGCTCAGCTGATTCCTTTACTGGAACAATACTCCCTCGACGCTCATCCCCGATTACAACTCATTCATGCTTCGCAATCTGTCTCAATGGCCGAGCGACCTGTTATAGCGTTGCGTAACAAAACTGACTCATCTATGCGAGTGATGCTGGAGTTGGTGCGATCAGGTCAAGCTCAGGCTTGTGTCAGTGGCGGTAATACCGGTGCATTAATGGTGATGGCGATGCGGGTGATTACTATGCTGCCGCATTTGAAACGTCCCGCGCTGTGTTCATCTCTGCCTAATCTTCGTGGGCAACATACCGTTATGCTGGATCTGGGTTGCAATGTTAATTGTACGCCGGAGATGTTATGGCAATTTGCCTGTATGGGTGATTTGGTCGCAAAACATGTACATGCTATTTCTTCCCCCAAAATTGCCTTATTAAATGTGGGTGAAGAGGTTATCAAAGGCAGTAAACTGGTGCAGGAAACGGCGGAATTACTGGCAGCAAATGATCAATTTAACTACATCGGTTTTCTGGAAGGTGATCAACTGATCTCTGGTCTAGCCGATGTTATTGTCTGCGATGGTTTTACCGGAAATATTGCATTAAAGACGGCTGAAGGGATCGCGAGATTTTTTTACAGTCAATTAAGGGGGCTTAATGGCTCTCTTTTGGCGAAAAATAAACCAAATTCTACTGATGGAATACAAACGTCTTTGTCAGTAATGCATCCAGACCACTATAATGGTGCCAGTCTTCTGGGGCTAAATGGTATCGTAATTAAAAGTCATGGGCGCGCCGACCGGCGGGCTTTGTCTAATGCCATTCTGCATGCAGTGGCTGAGATCGAACAACAGTTGCCTCGTCGGATCTCAGAACGCTTTATCGCAGAACACACACACGAGCGCTAA
- the fabD gene encoding ACP S-malonyltransferase, translating to MSKFAIAFPGQGSQSVGMLAELAEAYPIIKETFAEASAVLGYDLFELVMQGPAEELNKTWKTQPALLTSSVALWRLWQAQGGATPAVMAGHSLGEYSALVCAGALNFADAVKLVELRGQAMQHAVPEGVGAMAAIIGLDNDSIAANCEKAAQGQVVSPVNFNSPGQVVIAGHKEAVERANVLMKESGAKRALPLPVSVPSHCALMKPAAEELAIALEKLEVKAPVIPVINNADVATVTDPAAIKDALVRQLYSPVRWTETVERMASEEITFEIEMGPGKVLSGLVKRIDKRVDSSAINDVAGLQDALSKVQ from the coding sequence ATGAGTAAGTTCGCAATTGCCTTCCCGGGACAAGGCTCTCAGAGCGTTGGCATGCTGGCTGAATTGGCTGAAGCCTATCCAATCATTAAAGAAACCTTCGCAGAAGCCAGTGCGGTATTAGGTTATGACTTGTTTGAGTTGGTTATGCAAGGCCCGGCAGAAGAGCTGAATAAAACCTGGAAAACGCAGCCAGCTTTATTGACGAGCTCAGTCGCATTATGGCGCTTGTGGCAAGCGCAAGGCGGCGCGACACCAGCTGTTATGGCGGGTCATAGCTTAGGTGAATATTCAGCTTTGGTTTGTGCTGGTGCATTGAATTTTGCTGATGCAGTTAAGTTGGTAGAATTACGCGGTCAGGCTATGCAGCACGCAGTACCGGAAGGTGTTGGCGCGATGGCGGCTATCATTGGTCTGGATAATGATTCTATCGCTGCCAACTGTGAGAAAGCCGCACAAGGTCAGGTCGTATCCCCGGTCAACTTTAACTCTCCAGGCCAGGTTGTTATTGCTGGCCATAAAGAAGCGGTTGAACGTGCCAACGTATTAATGAAAGAGTCTGGTGCTAAACGTGCTTTACCGTTACCAGTCAGCGTGCCTTCTCACTGTGCTTTGATGAAACCAGCAGCAGAAGAGTTGGCAATTGCATTAGAAAAACTGGAAGTTAAAGCACCTGTTATCCCTGTGATCAATAACGCGGATGTTGCAACTGTGACTGATCCAGCTGCCATCAAAGACGCATTAGTTCGTCAGTTGTACAGCCCGGTACGTTGGACTGAGACTGTGGAAAGAATGGCTAGCGAAGAGATCACTTTTGAGATCGAAATGGGGCCAGGCAAAGTATTGTCAGGTCTGGTAAAACGAATTGATAAACGTGTAGACAGCAGTGCGATTAACGACGTGGCTGGTTTGCAAGATGCGTTGAGCAAAGTTCAGTAA
- the holB gene encoding DNA polymerase III subunit delta' — MYPWLMPYWTRFQQVFASRRLPHALLLVGPTGIGKSALATQWASLFLCEQPQQNTPCGHCHACLLAKQQSHPDWHIYGADDAKSIGVDTIRQLSAQLMNSPQLGRGKVAIILQAERMTEAAENALLKTLEEPPGNSLLLLLTDSAMKLLPTIVSRCQVWTLQAEEQQALAWLQQQAPAQTITPALLQINQGAPLRTLTYLNEGGEQQRQAVISALELYRQQPWTITALTKCWVSAMPSSFEWLSRLLLDALKLQQGVTMQQLQFADHASLLSFLATRPAEILLGSLQQLLLLKQSLQDMPSAVPSILFADWLDQLFTKE, encoded by the coding sequence ATGTATCCGTGGCTGATGCCATACTGGACTCGTTTTCAGCAAGTTTTTGCGAGTCGACGACTACCGCATGCTTTGTTGTTGGTCGGGCCAACAGGTATCGGTAAATCAGCGTTAGCGACGCAATGGGCATCACTATTTTTGTGTGAACAGCCACAGCAAAATACGCCGTGTGGGCATTGTCATGCCTGTTTATTAGCGAAACAGCAGTCGCATCCTGATTGGCATATCTATGGTGCAGATGATGCCAAATCAATTGGGGTAGATACGATCCGGCAATTGTCAGCCCAGTTGATGAATAGCCCGCAACTTGGCCGTGGCAAGGTCGCGATCATTCTGCAAGCGGAGCGGATGACGGAAGCAGCAGAAAATGCGTTGCTAAAAACGTTAGAAGAGCCGCCTGGAAATAGCTTATTGCTGCTGTTGACTGATTCGGCAATGAAACTGTTGCCAACGATTGTAAGCCGCTGTCAGGTGTGGACGTTGCAGGCCGAAGAACAACAAGCATTGGCTTGGTTGCAGCAACAAGCGCCCGCTCAAACTATCACACCAGCCTTGTTACAGATAAACCAAGGTGCGCCACTACGTACGCTGACATACCTGAATGAAGGTGGTGAGCAGCAGCGCCAAGCGGTGATTAGTGCGTTGGAACTCTACCGGCAGCAACCTTGGACTATTACTGCGCTGACGAAATGCTGGGTGTCGGCAATGCCTAGTTCATTTGAATGGCTGAGTCGATTATTGTTGGATGCCTTGAAGTTGCAGCAGGGCGTTACCATGCAACAATTGCAATTCGCTGATCATGCGAGTTTGTTGTCATTTTTGGCTACCCGCCCGGCTGAGATTTTATTAGGTAGTTTGCAGCAGTTACTACTCTTGAAACAATCACTGCAAGATATGCCATCAGCGGTTCCTTCCATACTGTTTGCTGACTGGCTTGATCAACTTTTTACCAAGGAATAA
- the fabG gene encoding 3-oxoacyl-ACP reductase FabG encodes MSFQGKVVLVTGASRGIGKAIAQTFVARGAIVVGTATSESGAEAIGEYLGEAGAGLVLNVTEQSSIDALFDAIKAKYGEVDILVNNAGITRDNLLMRMKDDEWDDIIQTNLSSVYRLSKAVLRSMMKKRYGRIISIGSVVGTMGNAGQTNYAAAKAGLLGFTKSLAREVGSRGITVNAVAPGFIETDMTHVLNDEQRNGILSQVPAGRLGSAQEIASAVAFLASDEAAYITGETLHVNGGMYMV; translated from the coding sequence ATGAGTTTCCAAGGTAAAGTAGTACTGGTTACTGGCGCTAGCCGCGGTATCGGTAAAGCAATTGCTCAGACATTTGTTGCGCGTGGCGCGATCGTTGTTGGTACTGCAACCAGCGAATCAGGTGCTGAAGCTATCGGCGAATATCTGGGAGAAGCGGGTGCTGGTTTAGTATTGAACGTAACTGAACAGTCTTCTATTGACGCTTTATTTGATGCTATCAAAGCAAAATATGGTGAAGTCGATATTCTGGTTAATAACGCCGGTATTACGCGTGACAACTTGCTGATGCGAATGAAAGACGACGAGTGGGACGATATCATTCAGACGAATCTTTCCTCAGTGTATCGTTTATCTAAAGCTGTGTTACGCAGCATGATGAAAAAACGCTACGGCCGTATCATTAGCATTGGCTCTGTTGTGGGTACAATGGGCAATGCGGGTCAAACTAACTATGCAGCAGCTAAAGCTGGTTTGTTAGGTTTTACCAAATCATTGGCTCGTGAAGTAGGTTCCCGTGGTATCACAGTAAACGCTGTTGCTCCCGGTTTTATTGAAACAGATATGACGCATGTTCTGAATGATGAACAGCGTAACGGAATTCTGAGTCAGGTACCTGCCGGACGCTTGGGGTCTGCTCAGGAAATTGCTTCTGCAGTGGCATTTTTGGCTTCTGATGAAGCTGCATATATCACCGGTGAGACATTGCATGTCAACGGTGGTATGTACATGGTTTAG
- the acpP gene encoding acyl carrier protein — protein sequence MSTIEERVKKIIIEQLGVKEEDVKSAASFVDDLGADSLDTVELVMALEEEFDTEIPDEDAEKITTVQAAIDYILSHQD from the coding sequence ATGAGTACTATCGAAGAACGCGTAAAAAAAATTATCATCGAACAACTGGGTGTTAAAGAAGAAGACGTTAAATCAGCAGCATCTTTTGTTGATGATTTGGGTGCTGACTCTTTGGATACCGTTGAGCTGGTAATGGCGCTGGAAGAAGAGTTCGATACAGAAATCCCTGATGAAGATGCAGAAAAGATCACTACTGTTCAAGCTGCTATCGATTACATCCTTTCTCATCAGGACTAA
- the fabF gene encoding beta-ketoacyl-ACP synthase II, whose amino-acid sequence MSKRRVVVTGLGMLSPVGNTAEESWQTLLKGQSGITSIEHFDTTDFPTKFAGLVKNFDPEEHGISKKDARKMDLFIQYGVAAGIQAFDDSGLEITEANAHRVGVTIGSGIGGLGLIESNHTSLINGGPRKLSPFFVPSTIINMAAGHLSIMKGLRGPNIAITTACTSGTHAIGFAARMIAYGDADVMVAGGTEKASTPMGMGGFAAAKALSARNDEPQKASRPWDKDRDGFVLGDGAGVLVLEEYEHAKARGAKIYAELIGFGMSGDAHHMTAPPDDGSGAALAMQNAIRDAGITPEAIGYINAHGTSTPLGDKAELRAVKSTFGSHANNVMVSSTKSMTGHLLGAAGAIEAIITVLALRDQVAPPTINLDNPDEECDLDLVPHVAKPGNFECALSNSFGFGGTNGSLIFKRV is encoded by the coding sequence GTGTCAAAGCGCAGAGTAGTGGTGACCGGCCTGGGGATGTTGTCTCCCGTAGGTAACACTGCTGAAGAATCTTGGCAGACCTTGTTAAAAGGCCAAAGTGGTATCACCTCCATCGAACATTTCGATACGACGGACTTCCCAACTAAATTTGCAGGCTTGGTGAAGAATTTTGATCCCGAAGAACATGGCATCAGCAAAAAAGACGCCCGTAAAATGGATTTATTTATCCAGTACGGTGTGGCTGCTGGTATTCAGGCTTTCGATGACTCAGGTCTTGAAATCACTGAAGCTAACGCGCATCGCGTTGGCGTCACCATTGGTTCTGGTATCGGTGGTCTGGGTTTGATTGAATCAAACCATACCAGTCTGATAAATGGTGGTCCGCGTAAACTGAGTCCGTTTTTTGTTCCGTCTACCATCATCAACATGGCGGCAGGTCATCTGTCGATCATGAAAGGATTGCGTGGTCCTAACATCGCGATCACCACTGCATGTACTTCTGGTACACATGCGATCGGCTTTGCCGCACGTATGATTGCATACGGTGATGCTGATGTGATGGTGGCTGGTGGTACAGAAAAAGCCTCAACCCCAATGGGGATGGGTGGTTTCGCTGCCGCGAAAGCATTGTCTGCACGTAACGATGAGCCACAAAAAGCCAGTCGTCCTTGGGACAAAGACCGTGATGGTTTTGTGCTGGGTGATGGTGCTGGTGTGTTGGTTCTGGAAGAGTATGAGCATGCCAAAGCGCGTGGCGCTAAGATTTATGCTGAACTGATCGGTTTTGGCATGAGTGGTGACGCTCATCATATGACAGCACCGCCAGATGATGGCAGTGGTGCTGCATTAGCAATGCAGAATGCGATCCGTGATGCAGGTATTACTCCGGAAGCAATTGGTTATATCAATGCACACGGTACCTCTACGCCATTAGGCGATAAAGCGGAATTGCGTGCAGTGAAGAGCACGTTTGGTTCGCATGCGAATAACGTGATGGTTAGCTCGACGAAATCGATGACAGGTCACCTGCTGGGTGCGGCTGGCGCGATTGAAGCAATCATTACCGTATTGGCACTGCGTGATCAAGTTGCACCACCGACTATCAATTTAGATAATCCGGATGAAGAGTGCGATTTGGATCTGGTTCCTCACGTAGCTAAACCAGGTAATTTTGAGTGTGCTTTATCTAACTCGTTTGGTTTCGGTGGCACTAACGGTTCCCTGATTTTTAAACGCGTTTAA
- a CDS encoding YchF/TatD family DNA exonuclease, whose amino-acid sequence MFVDSHCHLDRLDYDKKHRDLADVLQKAQQRGVSHFLSVSVTLDAFPAMLQSVLPYPNVFASCGVHPLDLESTWSSEQLRELAAHPRVVAIGETGLDYYYSTDNKAEQQQAFREHIRLSRALKKPVIVHTRDAKEDTLTILREECVGEAGGVLHCFTEDWPMAQAALELGMYISISGIVTFRNADALREVTRQIPADRLLIETDSPYLAPVPHRGHQNEPAYVADVAAFIAELRGVSLEALATQTSENFFRLFSQAQR is encoded by the coding sequence GTGTTCGTTGATTCTCATTGTCATCTTGATCGTCTCGACTATGACAAAAAACACCGTGATTTAGCTGATGTATTACAGAAAGCGCAGCAACGAGGCGTGAGCCATTTCTTATCCGTCTCGGTGACACTGGATGCATTTCCGGCCATGTTGCAGTCGGTATTACCTTATCCGAATGTATTTGCTTCCTGTGGGGTGCATCCGTTGGATCTGGAATCAACATGGAGCAGTGAACAGTTACGCGAATTGGCTGCTCACCCACGTGTGGTGGCGATTGGTGAAACTGGACTGGATTATTACTACAGCACTGACAATAAAGCGGAACAGCAGCAAGCGTTTCGCGAACACATCCGTCTTTCCCGCGCGCTGAAAAAGCCGGTTATTGTGCATACCCGTGATGCCAAAGAAGATACGCTGACGATTTTACGCGAAGAATGTGTCGGCGAAGCGGGTGGTGTGTTGCATTGTTTCACCGAAGATTGGCCAATGGCACAAGCCGCGTTGGAACTGGGAATGTATATTTCTATTTCTGGTATTGTCACGTTCCGCAATGCTGATGCACTACGCGAAGTTACGCGTCAGATCCCTGCAGATCGTTTGCTGATCGAAACGGATTCGCCTTATTTGGCGCCAGTACCACACCGCGGGCATCAGAATGAACCGGCTTATGTTGCTGATGTTGCCGCATTCATTGCTGAACTGCGTGGTGTCTCACTTGAAGCGTTGGCAACGCAGACCAGCGAAAACTTCTTCCGTCTGTTTTCGCAGGCCCAACGCTGA
- the tmk gene encoding dTMP kinase — MSSKFIVIEGLEGAGKSTAVSYVLDWLRQHGITQLETTREPGGTPLAEKMRAIVKEMHDEPLTIQAELLLMYAARVQLVENRIKPALKNGTWVVGDRHDLSSQAYQGGGRGIDAALINQIKQAVLGDFAPDLTLYLDIDPAIGLERARQRGELDRIEQEALAFFQRTRARYLELAKQDPSIHIIDAAQSPQQVQTAINAVLEQALCIRG, encoded by the coding sequence ATGAGCAGCAAGTTCATTGTCATTGAGGGGCTGGAAGGCGCTGGTAAAAGTACCGCGGTAAGTTATGTGTTGGATTGGTTGCGTCAGCATGGCATTACGCAGTTGGAAACAACCCGTGAACCGGGGGGGACTCCTCTGGCAGAAAAGATGCGGGCAATTGTCAAAGAAATGCATGATGAGCCGCTGACCATCCAGGCGGAATTATTACTGATGTATGCAGCGCGCGTTCAGCTCGTTGAAAACCGGATCAAGCCGGCCTTAAAAAATGGCACATGGGTCGTTGGTGATCGGCACGATCTCTCATCTCAAGCGTACCAAGGTGGTGGTCGCGGTATTGATGCGGCACTGATCAACCAAATCAAGCAGGCAGTGTTAGGCGATTTTGCTCCGGATCTGACTTTATATCTGGATATTGATCCGGCGATTGGTCTGGAGCGAGCCAGACAGCGAGGTGAACTAGATCGCATCGAACAGGAGGCGTTAGCATTCTTTCAGCGTACTCGTGCTCGTTATCTGGAACTGGCCAAGCAAGATCCAAGCATACACATCATTGATGCGGCGCAATCACCGCAACAAGTACAGACAGCCATTAATGCTGTACTGGAGCAGGCGCTATGTATCCGTGGCTGA
- the rpmF gene encoding 50S ribosomal protein L32, giving the protein MAVQQNRKTRSRRGMRRSHDALSAVQLSVDATSGETHRRHHVTADGYYRGKKVI; this is encoded by the coding sequence ATGGCCGTACAACAGAACCGTAAAACCCGTTCACGTCGCGGCATGCGTCGTTCTCACGATGCACTGTCTGCAGTGCAGTTGAGCGTAGATGCAACTAGCGGTGAAACTCATCGTCGTCACCATGTAACCGCTGATGGTTACTACCGTGGCAAAAAGGTAATCTAA
- the mltG gene encoding endolytic transglycosylase MltG: MSNIKITALFNGCKMRWQRWPKTMRILTSAAILAFLAVAVWGSLSWQQLDSVLLKGDSRLYTVAKGSKAKDVLMDLAAEPVSPFWSVVWLKLHPELSQIKAGSYKIEKGWNVKHALLLFVSGKEAVFSVTLVEGQRIEDWLQTLSKAPYLDKPLTTDDLDSLRRELNIEQENIEGWFMPETYSYTVGSSSRDILRRAHNEMKNYLDKNWKNRDPSLPYDSPYQALIMASIIEKETAKVDERPRIASVFVNRLQKKMKLQTDPTVIYGVKDHYDGNIHRRDLEDNNPYNTYVIEGLPPTPIAMPGKEAVKAALHPDKTNFLYFVAKGGGAHQFSTTLAEHNHAVKRYVLEQ, translated from the coding sequence ATGTCAAATATCAAGATCACCGCTTTGTTCAACGGTTGCAAAATGCGTTGGCAGCGTTGGCCTAAAACAATGCGAATTCTGACTTCAGCTGCGATTCTGGCGTTTTTGGCCGTAGCGGTATGGGGCTCTTTATCATGGCAGCAACTTGATTCAGTGTTACTGAAAGGCGACTCCCGGCTTTATACGGTTGCTAAAGGTAGCAAAGCGAAAGATGTTTTGATGGATCTTGCGGCAGAGCCGGTTTCGCCTTTCTGGTCGGTTGTATGGTTAAAATTGCATCCAGAGCTAAGCCAGATCAAGGCTGGATCTTATAAAATTGAAAAAGGCTGGAATGTAAAACATGCGCTGTTGCTGTTCGTGAGTGGCAAAGAAGCTGTCTTTTCAGTCACGCTGGTCGAAGGACAACGCATTGAGGATTGGTTACAAACGTTGAGCAAAGCGCCTTATCTGGATAAACCGCTGACTACCGACGATTTAGATAGTTTGCGTCGTGAATTGAACATCGAGCAGGAAAATATTGAAGGCTGGTTTATGCCAGAGACTTATTCTTATACGGTAGGTTCTAGCAGCCGGGATATCTTGCGGCGTGCGCATAATGAAATGAAAAACTATCTGGATAAGAACTGGAAAAACAGAGACCCATCATTGCCGTACGATTCGCCATATCAAGCCTTGATCATGGCGTCTATCATTGAAAAAGAGACGGCGAAAGTTGATGAACGTCCGCGGATCGCTTCAGTTTTTGTAAATCGGTTGCAGAAAAAGATGAAATTGCAGACCGATCCAACGGTTATTTATGGTGTTAAAGATCATTACGATGGCAATATTCACCGTCGTGATCTGGAAGATAACAACCCGTATAACACTTATGTTATCGAGGGTTTGCCACCAACACCTATCGCGATGCCCGGTAAAGAGGCTGTTAAAGCGGCATTACATCCGGATAAAACCAATTTTCTTTATTTTGTAGCTAAAGGTGGCGGAGCACATCAGTTCTCAACTACGTTGGCAGAACATAACCATGCGGTGAAACGCTATGTGCTGGAGCAATAA
- the pabC gene encoding aminodeoxychorismate lyase, with protein MFLVNGISATTVSAQDRGLTLGDGLFTTLYLKNHQPTLWPYHVARLREGCARLKLPLPDVDRLYEQCCQLAAGYDEACGKIIITRGAGGRGYSPQGCDTPTIIVSAHPYPIHYHDWQFSGIKLEVAEQRLGCQPMLAGLKTLNRLEQVLLKNELDERSIPEAIVLDWQDHVVEAVTANLFWRKGEQIFTPDLKLAGVCGVMRAFVIQQLHSWQYEVTSVSTGLPALLDADEVWITNALMGVVPVTGIQDVKYQDHRFVQRLQNALAALA; from the coding sequence ATGTTTTTGGTTAATGGTATATCTGCCACAACAGTTTCAGCTCAGGATCGGGGGTTAACGCTGGGAGATGGCCTGTTTACCACGCTATATCTAAAAAATCATCAACCAACGCTGTGGCCATATCACGTTGCGCGATTACGCGAAGGGTGTGCGCGACTCAAATTGCCGCTGCCTGACGTGGATCGGCTTTATGAGCAATGTTGTCAATTAGCTGCTGGTTATGATGAAGCATGCGGTAAAATTATCATTACCCGAGGGGCTGGTGGCCGCGGTTATAGCCCACAAGGGTGTGATACTCCGACAATTATTGTTTCCGCTCATCCTTATCCTATTCATTATCATGACTGGCAATTTAGCGGCATTAAGCTTGAAGTTGCTGAGCAACGACTGGGTTGTCAGCCGATGCTGGCTGGATTAAAAACACTGAACCGCTTAGAACAAGTGCTATTAAAAAATGAATTGGATGAACGAAGTATTCCAGAAGCTATCGTGCTGGATTGGCAAGATCATGTCGTTGAAGCTGTCACTGCAAATCTATTCTGGCGTAAGGGTGAACAGATTTTCACCCCTGACTTGAAACTAGCGGGGGTGTGTGGTGTGATGCGCGCCTTTGTTATACAGCAACTGCACAGCTGGCAATATGAAGTTACATCTGTTTCTACAGGGCTGCCGGCGTTGTTAGATGCGGATGAAGTTTGGATCACGAACGCGCTAATGGGTGTCGTGCCAGTAACAGGAATACAAGATGTCAAATATCAAGATCACCGCTTTGTTCAACGGTTGCAAAATGCGTTGGCAGCGTTGGCCTAA
- the yceD gene encoding 23S rRNA accumulation protein YceD — translation MQKVKLPIKIDPVRCTAKRLDYQGIVEAKCMPRLAESSNGIVGDIEAELSFFTDAQGLIVLQGTAEVTLIVECQRCSGEFEYHCKAEFSYTPLLRNTIEDEIPESYELIELDENGEFDLHELLEDELILSLPIVAMHPEDECPMAGANMTWGEIDPADERPNPFAVLTSLKRK, via the coding sequence ATGCAAAAGGTGAAACTGCCCATAAAGATCGATCCAGTACGTTGCACAGCTAAACGCCTTGATTACCAAGGAATTGTTGAAGCTAAATGTATGCCACGTCTGGCCGAATCCTCGAACGGAATTGTTGGTGATATTGAAGCTGAACTGAGCTTTTTCACTGACGCCCAAGGTTTAATTGTTCTGCAGGGAACTGCGGAAGTCACATTAATCGTTGAGTGTCAGCGGTGCTCTGGTGAGTTTGAATACCACTGCAAGGCTGAGTTCTCGTATACTCCTCTTTTGAGGAACACGATAGAGGACGAAATCCCGGAATCTTACGAGCTTATTGAGCTTGATGAAAACGGTGAATTTGATCTTCACGAGCTGCTTGAGGATGAATTAATTCTCAGTCTGCCGATCGTGGCAATGCACCCAGAGGACGAATGTCCGATGGCGGGCGCGAATATGACGTGGGGTGAGATCGACCCTGCTGATGAGCGTCCGAATCCGTTTGCTGTTCTAACTAGTTTGAAACGCAAGTAA
- a CDS encoding beta-ketoacyl-ACP synthase III, with protein sequence MFSKILGTGSYVPEKIRTNADLERMVETSDEWIVERTGIRERRIAGDHETVASLSFQAAQQALSAAGISAAELDMIIVATTSAENAFPAAACELQAMLDRPGIPAFDLAAACAGFTYALSVADQFIRTGNVKHILVVGADTLSRACEPNDRGTIILFGDGAGAVVLGASEEQGILSTHLFADGRYGELLKLPQAQRGAEDTDNAYMYMKGNDVFKVAVTRLSELVTQTLDANNIDKSELDWLVPHQANWRIISATAKKLGMSMDQVILTLDRHGNTSAASVPIALDEGVRDGRIKRGQLLLLEAFGGGFTWGSALVRY encoded by the coding sequence ATGTTCAGTAAAATTCTTGGCACGGGTAGCTATGTACCCGAAAAGATTCGTACTAACGCCGATCTTGAGCGTATGGTCGAAACCAGTGATGAATGGATCGTGGAAAGAACCGGTATCCGTGAACGTCGTATTGCCGGAGATCACGAGACGGTAGCCTCATTGTCCTTCCAGGCAGCCCAGCAGGCTTTATCTGCGGCCGGGATCTCTGCGGCAGAACTGGATATGATTATTGTTGCTACTACCAGTGCGGAAAATGCATTTCCGGCAGCCGCTTGTGAATTACAAGCTATGCTGGATCGTCCTGGTATCCCTGCATTTGATCTGGCGGCGGCTTGTGCTGGTTTTACCTATGCGCTGAGTGTGGCAGATCAATTTATTCGCACCGGAAATGTAAAACATATTCTGGTCGTGGGGGCGGATACGTTATCCCGCGCCTGCGAGCCTAATGATCGTGGCACTATTATTCTGTTTGGTGATGGCGCCGGTGCTGTCGTATTAGGCGCATCAGAAGAACAAGGGATCTTATCTACCCATTTGTTTGCTGATGGCCGCTATGGCGAGTTATTGAAATTGCCACAGGCGCAACGTGGTGCTGAAGATACAGATAATGCCTACATGTATATGAAAGGTAATGACGTATTTAAAGTCGCAGTGACCCGGTTGAGTGAGCTGGTAACACAGACGTTGGATGCGAATAACATCGATAAATCTGAACTGGATTGGCTGGTGCCGCATCAAGCTAACTGGCGCATCATCAGTGCTACAGCCAAAAAATTGGGTATGTCGATGGATCAGGTGATCCTGACATTGGATCGTCACGGTAATACATCTGCTGCATCTGTGCCTATTGCATTAGATGAAGGTGTGCGCGACGGTCGGATCAAGCGTGGCCAATTGCTGTTGTTAGAAGCATTCGGTGGCGGCTTTACCTGGGGTTCAGCTTTGGTTCGTTATTGA